The following are encoded together in the Glycine soja cultivar W05 chromosome 5, ASM419377v2, whole genome shotgun sequence genome:
- the LOC114411097 gene encoding uncharacterized protein LOC114411097 produces MGVASTFLETITAIRICGTLKDTWLWGAKPNGIFSTKSAYNLIKAEQLLEDQDSGFHQLWDLKVPPKVLSFAWRLLWDRLPTKDNLARRQIQLDNDLCPLCQTQPETASYLFFTCDKVLPLWWEFFTWVKEGTVLHNSPMANFLHTSTTTGGKNITRRRKTWWLAATKSIRQSRNDLVFHNQAFDIHKLIDNSIFLTWTWLKGWEKNFCAPFHHWSLAMSLVFV; encoded by the coding sequence ATGGGGGTAGCATCAACTTTCTTAGAGACTATTACTGCTATCAGAATTTGTGGTACCCTAAAAGATACCTGGCTGTGGGGAGCTAAACCTAATGGCATCTTCTCTACTAAATCAGCCTACAACCTCATTAAAGCAGAGCAGCTTTTGGAAGATCAAGATTCGGGTTTTCACCAGCTTTGGGATCTTAAAGTCCCCCCTAAGGTTCTGTCTTTTGCTTGGAGGCTGCTCTGGGATAGACTCCCTACTAAGGATAATCTTGCTAGGAGACAAATCCAGCTTGACAATGACCTATGCCCTCTATGTCAAACTCAACCCGAAACTGCATCCTATTTGTTCTTCACTTGCGATAAAGTGCTGCCACTGTGGTGGGAATTCTTCACTTGGGTTAAGGAAGGCACAGTTCTACATAATAGTCCCATGGCTAATTTTCTTCACACCTCAACTACAACTGGAGGAAAGAATATTACTAGAAGAAGGAAGACTTGGTGGTTGGCTGCTACAAAGTCAATCAGGCAATCCAGAAATGACTTGGTGTTTCACAATCAGGCGTTTGATATTCATAAGTTGATAGATAATTCTATTTTCCTCACTTGGACTTGGCTCAAGGGGTGGGAAAAGAATTTCTGTGCTCCTTTTCACCACTGGTCCTTAGCAATGTCCTTAGTTTTTGTTTAA
- the LOC114411099 gene encoding F-box/kelch-repeat protein At3g23880-like produces the protein MAKETFPIELIVEILSWLPVKPLIRFRCVSKTWKSLISHPIMVKLHLQRSSKNPHVLLTFEDNNRNNDNCYSFAATCSIRRLLENPSSTVDDGCYQFNDKNHFVVGVCNGVVCLLNSLDRDDYEEYWVRFWNPATRTMFEDSPRLSLHWRKYKTGRNDWVCGYPRCGFGYDGLSDTYKVVIILSNVKLQRTEVRVHSVGDTRWRKTLTCHVFPFMEQLDGKFVGGTVNWLALHMSSSYYRWEDVNVNEIVIFSYDLKTQTYKYLLLPDGLSEVPHVEPILGVLKGCMCLSHEHRRTHFVVWQMMDFGVEKSWTQLLNVSYQHLQVHDFPSCPMIPLCMTENIDLFLLANNEGEEFVVYNRKDNRVQCTEVFKNGKFSFFFL, from the coding sequence ATGGCCAAAGAAACCTTCCCCATAGAACTAATAGTAGAAATTCTGTCATGGCTTCCCGTGAAGCCTTTGATCCGATTCAGGTGTGTTTCCAAGACTTGGAAATCCCTAATCTCCCATCCAATCATGGTTAAATTGCACCTCCAAAGGTCGTCCAAAAACCCCCACGTCCTATTAACATTTGAGGACAACAACAGGAACAACGATAACTGTTATTCCTTCGCTGCAACCTGCTCTATACGTCGTTTACTTGAGAATCCATCATCCACTGTTGACGATGGTTGCTACCAATTCAACGACAAGAATCACTTTGTCGTTGGTGTCTGTAATGGCGTGGTTTGCTTGCTTAATTCTCTTGATAGGGATGACTATGAGGAATACTGGGTCCGATTTTGGAACCCGGCCACAAGGACTATGTTCGAAGATTCGCCACGCTTAAGTCTCCATTGGCGCAAATATAAAACTGGGCGGAATGATTGGGTCTGTGGGTATCCAAGGTGTGGGTTTGGCTACGATGGTTTAAGTGACACTTACAAGGTGGTGATAATCCTTTCGAATGTTAAACTACAGAGAACAGAAGTGAGAGTTCACAGCGTGGGTGATACTCGTTGGAGAAAGACTTTAACTTGTCATGTTTTCCCGTTTATGGAACAACTTGATGGAAAGTTTGTGGGTGGCACTGTTAACTGGTTAGCACTCCATATGTCGAGTTCTTATTATCGATGGGAAGATGTTAATGTTAATGAGATTGTGATTTTTTCGTATGATCTAAAGACCCAGACATACAAATATTTGTTGTTGCCTGATGGTCTTTCTGAAGTCCCTCATGTTGAGCCTATTCTCGGGGTTTTGAAGGGCTGCATGTGTCTTTCTCATGAGCACAGGAGAACCCATTTTGTTGTTTGGCAAATGATGGACTTTGGAGTTGAAAAATCTTGGACTCAATTGCTGAATGTAAGTTATCAGCATCTTCAAGTTCATGACTTTCCATCTTGTCCAATGATACCATTGTGCATGACTGAAAATATTGATCTCTTTTTGCTGGCAAACAATGAAGGTGAGGAATTTGTTGTCTACAATCGGAAAGATAATAGAGTACAGTGTACTGAAGTTTTCAAGAACggcaaattttcattttttttcttatga
- the LOC114411101 gene encoding F-box protein At4g22390-like, producing MKNETYRYLLKPDGLSEVSFPEPRLGVLKGYLCLSCDHGRTHFVVWLMREFGVEKSWTQLLNVSYEHLQLDQFSFPSTLMIPLFMSEDEDVMLLASYGRKEFVLVNKRDNRMDDIGGFDGKYYWPYSYDYVPSLVLPYRN from the coding sequence ATGAAGAATGAGACATACAGATATTTGTTGAAGCCTGATGGTCTGTCTGAAGTCTCTTTTCCTGAGCCTCGTCTTGGGGTTTTGAAGGGTTACCTCTGTCTTTCTTGTGATCATGGGAGAACCCATTTTGTTGTTTGGCTAATGAGGGAATTTGGAGTTGAAAAATCTTGGACTCAATTGTTGAACGTAAGTTATGAGCATCTTCAACTTGATCAATTTTCATTTCCATCTACTTTAATGATACCTTTGTTCATGTCTGAAGATGAAGATGTCATGTTGCTGGCAAGCTATGGGCGTAAGGAATTTGTTCTGGTTAATAAGAGAGATAACAGAATGGACGATATTGGAGGTTTCGATGGTAAATATTATTGGCCGTACTCCTATGATTATGTTCCAAGCTTGGTTTTGCCATATCGAAATTAA